In the Parasteatoda tepidariorum isolate YZ-2023 chromosome 3, CAS_Ptep_4.0, whole genome shotgun sequence genome, one interval contains:
- the LOC107446057 gene encoding sulfotransferase ssu-1: MMASTAEIVSKRPFFVKMDGIIYPGVFSPKCFREALDYKPQAEDVFIVTYPKCGTTWMQNVALYIFRKGKKLEDMSQFLKYCPSLDMCGKEGIEKMPKPGAFKTHLPYTHMPYSSEAKYIFVARNPKDCAVSLFHHTRNHFGFRYWDGEFDEFFELFMAGQVEYGDYFDHLLSWYPHRNDPNLYHTTYEDMKKDIKKVIVDLAKFLGDEFIGAIEKDNSVFNNIVHFSSFEYMKKNFDEVYTLKPKEGKILMEPKTYEGLQYIERSISEMDLPKELPKWNSVRKGIVGDWKNALTEEQVESLDRKFMEKTKGTSIPNWFSISSN, translated from the coding sequence ATGATGGCTTCAACAGCAGAAATCGTATCGAAACGACCGTTTTTTGTGAAAATGGATGGTATCATATATCCTGGTGTCTTTTCACCCAAATGCTTCCGTGAAGCTTTAGATTACAAACCTCAAGCAGAGGACGTATTTATCGTGACTTATCCAAAATGTGGGACAACCTGGATGCAAAATGTAGCTCTTTACATTTTTCGCAAAGGAAAAAAGCTCGAAGATATGTCTCAGTTTCTGAAGTATTGCCCAAGTCTAGATATGTGTGGCAAGGAGGGCATTGAAAAGATGCCAAAACCTGGTGCGTTTAAAACTCATCTTCCTTACACCCATATGCCATATTCCTCTGaggctaaatacatttttgttgcCCGCAATCCCAAAGACTGCGCCGTGTCTCTCTTTCATCACACACGAAATCATTTTGGATTTAGGTACTGGGATGGCGAGTTTGATGAATTTTTCGAACTTTTTATGGCTGGTCAAGTGGAGTACGGTGACTACTTTGATCATTTGCTGTCTTGGTACCCTCATCGAAATGACCCCAATCTCTACCACACTACTTACGAAGATATGAAGAAAGATATAAAGAAAGTTATTGTCGATTTGGCTAAATTCCTTGGTGACGAATTCATTGGCGCAATCGAAAAAGACAATTCAGTATTCAATAACATCGTGCATTTTAGCAGTTTcgaatacatgaaaaaaaattttgatgaagtttATACCTTAAAACCAAAAGAGGGGAAGATTCTTATGGAACCGAAAACTTATGAAGGTTTGCAGTATATTGAGCGATCAATCTCTGAAATGGATTTGCCAAAAGAGTTACCTAAATGGAATAGTGTCCGTAAAGGAATCGTTGGAGATTGGAAAAATGCTTTGACTGAAGAACAAGTTGAAAGCTTGGACAGGAAGTTCATGGAGAAGACTAAAGGAACAAGTATTCCGAATTGGTTTTCCATTTCATCAAACTGA